From Streptosporangium album, the proteins below share one genomic window:
- a CDS encoding ABC transporter permease, whose translation MAAVTPILDTPPAVSHDRPRRPRVWRGVVLGVAALYFLVPLGASLWFAVYNEQRGFSLDVFWKIFTAEGFGKSVLLSLALAATTIAVVLALTLPAMLAVRLGAPRLRPVLEVICTLPLVVPPITFVTGIGTVLRWGPDYLAATPFWATLIAIQNETFPVVLVLAYVVLALPFVHRSLDAGLRAIDVGTLVEAARNLGASWPHVMFRVIIPNLRSAIASASFLTLALVLGEYTIAALLGYGTFPVWILTVSGSDGQLSVAVSILSLLLIWLLLLTLSSGGSKRRSSS comes from the coding sequence ATGGCTGCGGTGACCCCGATCCTGGATACCCCGCCGGCCGTCTCGCACGACCGCCCACGGCGCCCCCGCGTCTGGCGCGGCGTGGTGCTTGGAGTCGCGGCGCTCTACTTCCTGGTCCCGTTGGGGGCCTCGCTCTGGTTCGCCGTCTACAACGAGCAGCGGGGCTTCTCCCTCGACGTCTTCTGGAAGATCTTCACCGCCGAGGGCTTCGGGAAGAGTGTCCTGCTCTCCCTGGCCCTGGCCGCAACCACGATCGCGGTGGTGCTCGCGCTCACCCTGCCCGCGATGCTGGCCGTACGGCTCGGCGCGCCCCGGCTGCGGCCGGTGCTCGAGGTGATCTGCACGCTTCCGCTGGTGGTGCCGCCGATCACGTTCGTGACCGGGATCGGCACGGTGCTGCGCTGGGGACCCGACTACCTGGCCGCCACGCCGTTCTGGGCGACCCTGATCGCGATCCAGAACGAGACGTTCCCGGTGGTGCTGGTGCTGGCCTACGTGGTGCTGGCGCTGCCGTTCGTCCACCGCTCGCTGGACGCGGGGCTGCGCGCGATCGATGTGGGCACGCTGGTCGAGGCGGCCCGCAACCTGGGCGCGTCATGGCCGCACGTGATGTTCCGGGTGATCATTCCCAACCTTCGCTCGGCGATCGCCAGCGCCTCCTTCCTCACCCTCGCGCTGGTGCTCGGTGAATACACCATCGCCGCGCTGCTCGGCTACGGGACCTTCCCCGTCTGGATCCTGACCGTCTCCGGGTCCGACGGCCAGCTCTCGGTGGCCGTCTCGATCCTCAGCCTGCTGCTCATCTGGCTGCTGCTGCTCACCCTCTCCAGCGGCGGTTCCAAGCGAAGGAGTTCCTCATGA
- a CDS encoding ABC transporter ATP-binding protein gives MTAGVEFRGLRRVFGRTVALDGLDLTVEPGELIALLGPSGCGKTTALRCVAGFEHPDSGAVLIDGEDITRRPANRRDAGMVFQSYSLFPNLNARDNVAFGLRVRKVPAARRHARAAELLELVGLPSHAERYPHELSGGQQQRVALARALALEPRVLLLDEPLSALDAKVRVTLREEIRRLQLELGITTIFVTHDQEEALSVADKVAVLRAGRLEQCASPAEVYDRPATPFVAEFVGTMNHIPGRVSGDQVTALGQLLTVDGPLPASPDVDVLVRPEAVLVTPAPEGRALIVASSFRGASARLRVRLDGLEVLSDVPGHDAVRLAPGTRVDLTLVQRPVLVAERTAAAGRTPDAAGPAPAELENPAGVG, from the coding sequence ATGACCGCCGGCGTCGAGTTCCGGGGGCTGCGCCGCGTGTTCGGCCGCACGGTCGCCCTGGACGGCCTGGACCTGACCGTCGAGCCGGGTGAGCTGATCGCCCTGCTGGGCCCGTCGGGCTGCGGCAAGACCACCGCCCTGCGATGCGTGGCCGGGTTCGAGCACCCCGATTCGGGCGCCGTGCTCATCGACGGCGAGGACATCACCCGCCGGCCCGCCAACCGCCGCGACGCGGGCATGGTCTTCCAGTCCTACAGCCTGTTCCCCAACCTGAACGCCCGCGACAACGTGGCGTTCGGGCTCCGCGTCCGCAAGGTGCCCGCCGCCAGGCGGCACGCCAGGGCGGCCGAGCTGCTTGAGCTGGTGGGCCTCCCCTCACACGCCGAGCGCTACCCGCACGAGCTCTCCGGCGGCCAGCAACAGCGCGTCGCCCTGGCCAGGGCGCTGGCGCTGGAGCCCCGGGTGCTGCTGCTGGACGAACCGCTGTCCGCGCTGGACGCCAAGGTCCGTGTCACGCTGCGCGAGGAGATCCGGCGGCTCCAGCTTGAGCTGGGCATCACCACGATCTTCGTGACCCACGACCAGGAGGAGGCCCTGTCGGTCGCGGACAAGGTCGCGGTGCTCCGCGCGGGGCGGCTGGAACAGTGCGCCTCCCCCGCGGAGGTCTACGACCGGCCGGCCACGCCGTTCGTGGCCGAGTTCGTCGGCACGATGAACCACATCCCCGGCCGCGTGTCCGGCGACCAGGTCACGGCTCTGGGGCAGCTTCTCACGGTGGACGGCCCGCTGCCCGCCTCCCCTGACGTGGACGTGCTGGTCCGCCCCGAGGCCGTGCTCGTCACGCCCGCTCCGGAGGGCAGGGCGCTGATCGTGGCGTCGTCGTTCCGCGGCGCCTCCGCGCGGCTGCGGGTGCGGCTGGACGGACTGGAGGTCCTCTCCGACGTCCCCGGCCACGACGCGGTACGGCTGGCACCCGGCACGCGGGTGGACCTCACGCTCGTGCAGCGGCCCGTCCTGGTCGCCGAGCGCACCGCGGCGGCCGGCCGGACGCCGGACGCCGCCGGACCCGCGCCCGCCGAGCTGGAGAACCCCGCCGGTGTCGGCTGA
- a CDS encoding HAD family hydrolase has product MSAEAGPRAVLFDMDGTLVDTEGLWWEACAAVAAELGLDLTEADTTHVLGRPIERTAAHLVRRSARRDGPFPDAEDIAECDRLSPDAETVGARLTEAFAERIARGVTPLPGAIRLLDELGAAGVPVALVSASPRRIVDMVLRTVGAQRFRTVVAAEDTARAKPLPDPYLKAAAALGARPAECVAVEDSPTGLAAARAAGCQVVAVAGGTAVPYGVLSVGSLEKVDLTLLRLLTAGKISVS; this is encoded by the coding sequence GTGTCGGCTGAGGCCGGGCCGCGTGCCGTCCTGTTCGACATGGACGGCACGCTGGTGGACACCGAGGGACTGTGGTGGGAGGCCTGCGCGGCGGTGGCGGCGGAACTCGGCCTGGATCTGACCGAGGCCGACACCACCCACGTACTCGGCCGCCCCATCGAGCGGACCGCCGCCCATCTCGTCCGGCGGTCCGCGCGTCGGGACGGGCCCTTCCCGGACGCCGAGGACATCGCGGAGTGCGATCGGCTCTCCCCGGACGCCGAGACCGTCGGCGCACGGCTCACCGAGGCGTTCGCGGAGCGGATCGCGCGCGGGGTGACGCCGCTGCCCGGCGCGATCCGGCTGCTGGACGAACTGGGGGCGGCGGGCGTGCCGGTGGCCCTGGTCAGCGCCTCGCCCCGGCGGATCGTGGACATGGTGCTCCGGACGGTCGGGGCACAGCGGTTCCGCACGGTCGTGGCGGCCGAGGACACGGCGCGCGCGAAGCCGCTGCCCGATCCCTACCTGAAGGCCGCCGCCGCGCTGGGCGCCCGTCCCGCCGAGTGCGTGGCGGTCGAGGACAGCCCCACCGGCCTCGCCGCGGCCCGCGCCGCGGGCTGTCAGGTGGTGGCGGTGGCGGGCGGCACGGCGGTGCCGTACGGCGTGCTGAGCGTCGGCAGCCTGGAGAAAGTGGATCTGACACTGTTGCGCCTGCTGACGGCGGGGAAGATCTCGGTAAGCTGA
- a CDS encoding serine/threonine-protein kinase: MLSRLGRGGMGTVYLGDSPEGQRVAIKVINPEYSQHDQFRMRFRREADAAQRVRRFCTAAVIEAALDGDQLYVVTEYVSGLNLEEAVQSGGPLRGSSLDALAVGVATALTAIHGAGVVHRDLKPSNVLLSPFGPRVIDFGIARALDTLSGITGTGEIVGTPRYMAPEVLRGEPVSPMCDVFSWGCLIAFAASGKPPFGGEALAAVVYQVLNTEPSLDGLEPALRELVAYAIAKDPRNRPTSQQLLDHLVGRSAAPEQTAHSVQTVWQQSPPTIHGTTMWADAVAAGHHTGPGMGASFGAIPSGRSARRKKLITGAAVAALITTGGALALYLALSPGGPPENLSALYQDDFTQSRSGWSGGIYDGSAPQGYAPEGYYAVDVDGDNPVVRQKAPIPFLTAPPATPDPTASPTPVIPGRLLLGVDVGIRDGSSGLGEYGLFCRGEDTYDATRYEFLLDTSGGVRIRKSVKNAGGELTKAVQVDLPKGEPAHLQAECSSTPEGVQLTMWVNGEQVQSALDTSPLPPGEVGLLARVGENGRSQLRASFDNFTLDGALEGAVSKSP, encoded by the coding sequence GTGCTGAGCAGGCTGGGCCGGGGCGGGATGGGCACGGTCTACCTCGGCGACTCCCCCGAGGGCCAGCGGGTGGCCATCAAGGTGATCAATCCGGAGTACAGCCAGCACGACCAGTTCAGGATGCGTTTCCGCCGGGAGGCCGACGCCGCCCAGCGGGTCCGCCGGTTCTGCACCGCCGCGGTCATCGAGGCCGCGCTCGACGGGGATCAGCTCTACGTCGTCACCGAGTACGTCTCCGGTCTCAACCTTGAGGAGGCCGTGCAGTCGGGAGGGCCGCTCCGCGGCTCCAGCCTCGACGCGCTGGCGGTCGGCGTGGCGACCGCCCTCACCGCCATCCACGGCGCCGGGGTCGTGCACCGCGATCTCAAGCCGTCCAACGTGCTGCTCTCCCCGTTCGGCCCCCGGGTGATCGACTTCGGCATCGCCCGGGCGCTGGACACGCTCAGCGGGATCACCGGGACCGGGGAGATCGTCGGCACGCCCCGCTACATGGCGCCCGAAGTCCTGCGCGGCGAGCCGGTCTCCCCCATGTGCGACGTGTTCTCCTGGGGCTGCCTCATCGCCTTCGCCGCGAGCGGCAAACCGCCGTTCGGCGGGGAGGCGCTGGCCGCGGTGGTGTATCAGGTGCTGAACACCGAACCCTCCCTGGATGGCCTGGAGCCCGCCCTGCGCGAGCTGGTCGCCTATGCCATCGCCAAGGACCCCAGGAACAGGCCCACCTCCCAGCAGCTCCTCGACCACCTCGTCGGACGTTCCGCCGCTCCCGAGCAGACCGCCCACTCGGTCCAGACGGTCTGGCAGCAGAGCCCGCCCACGATCCACGGGACCACCATGTGGGCGGACGCCGTGGCAGCGGGACACCACACCGGTCCGGGCATGGGCGCCTCCTTCGGGGCCATACCCTCCGGACGGTCGGCGCGGAGGAAGAAACTGATCACCGGAGCGGCGGTGGCGGCCCTGATCACGACGGGCGGCGCCCTCGCCCTCTACCTCGCGCTCTCTCCCGGCGGCCCACCCGAGAACCTCTCCGCGCTGTACCAGGACGACTTCACCCAGAGCCGGAGCGGCTGGAGCGGCGGCATCTACGACGGGAGCGCCCCCCAGGGCTACGCCCCCGAGGGCTACTACGCCGTCGACGTGGACGGCGACAATCCCGTCGTGCGGCAGAAGGCGCCGATCCCCTTCCTGACCGCGCCACCCGCCACCCCCGACCCCACGGCCAGCCCCACCCCGGTCATACCAGGCCGGCTGCTGCTCGGCGTCGACGTCGGAATCCGCGACGGCAGCAGCGGCCTGGGCGAGTACGGGCTGTTCTGCCGGGGTGAGGACACCTACGACGCGACCCGCTACGAGTTCCTGCTCGACACCAGCGGCGGCGTGCGCATCCGCAAGAGCGTCAAGAACGCCGGGGGGGAGCTCACCAAGGCGGTCCAGGTCGACCTGCCCAAGGGCGAGCCCGCCCATCTGCAGGCCGAGTGCTCCAGCACCCCGGAGGGCGTGCAGCTGACCATGTGGGTCAACGGCGAGCAGGTCCAGTCGGCGCTGGACACCAGCCCGCTCCCACCGG